A region of Epinephelus fuscoguttatus linkage group LG1, E.fuscoguttatus.final_Chr_v1 DNA encodes the following proteins:
- the slc45a1 gene encoding proton-associated sugar transporter A isoform X1, producing MSSPGMGTPSDPLLASPGGRLSTAQEGLWRSSLPKTVSFPTSSTRHLSHRANNFQRQPKRRKLIRPSPPPPPNTPCPLDQLDLSELPPRRTFQELLFNGCILFGIEFSYAMETAYVTPVLLQMGLPDQFYSLVWFISPILGFLVQPLLGAWSDRCTSRFGRRRPFIFALAIGALLGLTLVLNGRDIGGVMADTASNHKWGIVLTVCGVVLMDFSADSADNPSHAYMMDVCSPEDQDRGLNIHALLAGLGGGFGYIVGGINWDQTQFGRSMGGQLRVIYMFTSITLVFATAMTLMSIPERPLPKSQPNKNSSKNHLKSPSLPLPPSPPVPPGSALGLDEEDEEGLYSYSFSKSHNNSDPLAHSCSANARLCAGLTSPISPLSPLTPKYGSFISRDSSLTGINDFASSLGTSYIDSVLINCYTGQHTPQALAPNSTAAPLPPGDSPPPDESTQGAGSHPAEQTQPDVVSHPAGEAQDAEVPQPEGDASQVTAGAHPGAGSHRGSSAGILKRPQSLPLMEEPMATQIVGLENGRRRTVTFSQQVANILLNGVRYESDLSENVETGESQMSMKLLCIAIYRMPPSLRSLCTNHFLGWLSFEGMLLFYTDFMGEVVFEGDPKAPHDSEAYQRYNAGVSMGCWGMCIYAFSAAFYSAILEKLEERFSLRTLYFFAYLAFGLGTGLATLSTNIYVVLSLCVTYGVLFSSLCTLPYSLLCEYYQSPQFCGSSEEGTRRGMGVDISLLSCQYFLAQILVSVAMGPLTSLVGGAQGVMYFASLMSFVGCLYSSLCVVYQLPPPEGEPPDSETQPLLVHI from the exons ATGTCATCTCCGGGCATGGGCACCCCCAGTGACCCCCTTTTGGCCAGTCCAGGAGGGAGGTTATCCACAGCTCAGGAAGGTCTCTGGAGGAGCTCACTCCCCAAAACTGTCAGCTTTCCCACGTCCTCCACTCGGCACCTCAGCCACCGAGCCAACAACTTCCAAAGACAGCCAAAGCGCAGGAAGCTGATAAGACCTTCGCCTCCTCCACCGCCCAACACACCCTGTCCCCTGGACCAGCTGGACCTCAGTGAGCTTCCCCCGAGGCGCACCTTCCAAGAGCTGCTCTTCAATGGCTGCATCCTATTTGGTATTGAATTTAGCTATGCCATGGAGACAGCGTATGTGACTCCTGTGCTTCTACAGATGGGTTTACCTGATCAGTTCTACAGCCTGGTGTGGTTTATCAGTCCCATCCTGG GATTCCTCGTTCAGCCTCTCCTCGGAGCATGGAGTGATCGTTGTACATCCCGATTTGGACGAAGGAGACCTTTTATTTTTGCCTTGGCTATAG GGGCTCTGCTGGGTCTAACCCTGGTGCTGAACGGGCGGGACATTGGAGGTGTGATGGCTGACACTGCATCAAATCACAAGTGGGGGATTGTCCTGACAGTGTGCGGTGTGGTTCTGATGGACTTCAGCGCTGATTCAGCCGACAACCCGAGCCATGCCTACATGATGGATGTGTGCAGCCCTGAGGACCAGGATCGAGGGCTGAACATCCACGCACTACTGGCAG GTCTAGGAGGTGGATTTGGCTACATTGTGGGTGGGATCAACTGGGACCAGACACAGTTTGGAAGGTCGATGGGAGGTCAACTGCGGGTCATATACATGTTCACGAGTATCACTTTGGTGTTCGCCACAGCCATGACTCTGATGAGTATCCCCGAGCGGCCCCTACCAAAGAGCCAGCCGAACAAAAACTCCAGcaaaaaccatctaaaaagccCGAGCctgcctcttcctccctccccccctgtcccccctggATCAGCTCTGGGACTggatgaggaagatgaggagggtCTGTACAGCTACAGCTTCTCAAAGTCTCACAACAACTCTGACCCTCTTGCCCATTCCTGCAGTGCCAATGCACGCCTCTGTGCTGGCCTCACCAGCCCCATATCACCCCTGAGCCCCCTCACCCCAAAATATGGCAGCTTCATCAGTAGGGACAGCTCACTCACAGGCATCAATGACTTTGCCTCTTCATTAGGAACCTCCTACATAGACAGTGTGCTCATAAACTGCTACACAGGTCAGCACACACCACAGGCCCTGGCCCCAAACTCCACCGCTGCACCCCTGCCCCCAGGGGACTCCCCTCCTCCTGACGAGTCCACACAGGGAGCAGGGAGCCATCCTGCGGAACAGACTCAGCCTGATGTGGTGTCCCATCCAGCTGGGGAAGCTCAGGACGCAGAAGTGCCGCAGCCTGAGGGAGATGCATCTCAGGTCACAGCTGGGGCTCACCCCGGTGCGGGGTCACACCGGGGCTCTTCTGCTGGTATCCTGAAGCGACCCCAGAGTCTTCCACTAATGGAGGAGCCCATGGCGACCCAGATTGTGGGGCTGGAGAACGGACGCAGGAGGACGGTGACCTTCAGCCAGCAG GTGGCAAACATTTTGCTGAATGGTGTGCGCTATGAGAGTGATCTGAGTGAGAATGTGGAGACAGGAGAATCACAGATGTCGATGAAGCTGCTGTGTATTGCCATCTACAGGATGCCTCCCTCTCTGCGAAGTTTATGCACTAATCATTTTCTGG GCTGGCTGTCCTTTGAAGGCATGCTGCTCTTCTACACTGACTTCATGGGGGAGGTTGTGTTTGAAGGAGACCCCAAGGCACCCCACGACTCGGAGGCTTATCAACGGTATAATGCTGGTGTTAGCATGGGCTGCTGGGGCATGTGCATCTATGCATTCAGTGCTGCTTTCTACTCAG CCATATTGGAGAAACTGGAGGAGCGTTTCTCTCTTCGCACTCTATATTTTTTTGCCTACCTGGCGTTTGGTTTGGGCACGGGCCTGGCCACACTGTCCACCAACATCTACGTGGtactttctctctgtgtcacctATGGGGTGCTCTTCTCCTCTCTATGCACGCTGCCTTACTCTCTGCTGTGTGAATACTACCAGAGCCCTCAG TTTTGTGGCTCGTCAGAAGAAGGAACCAGACGAGGGATGGGGGTGGACATCTCTCTGCTCAGCTGCCAGTACTTCCTGGCTCAGATCCTGGTCTCTGTGGCGATGGGACCTCTGACCTCACTGGTGGGTGGGGCCCAGGGAGTGATGTACTTTGCAAGCCTGATGTCATTCGTGGGCTGCCTGTACTCCTCCCTCTGCGTGGTGTACCAGCTGCCCCCCCCTGAGGGTGAGCCCCCTGATAGCGAGACCCAGCCACTATTGGTGCACATTTAG
- the slc45a1 gene encoding proton-associated sugar transporter A isoform X3 encodes MSSPGMGTPSDPLLASPGGRLSTAQEGLWRSSLPKTVSFPTSSTRHLSHRANNFQRQPKRRKLIRPSPPPPPNTPCPLDQLDLSELPPRRTFQELLFNGCILFGIEFSYAMETAYVTPVLLQMGLPDQFYSLVWFISPILGFLVQPLLGAWSDRCTSRFGRRRPFIFALAIGALLGLTLVLNGRDIGGVMADTASNHKWGIVLTVCGVVLMDFSADSADNPSHAYMMDVCSPEDQDRGLNIHALLAGLGGGFGYIVGGINWDQTQFGRSMGGQLRVIYMFTSITLVFATAMTLMSIPERPLPKSQPNKNSSKNHLKSPSLPLPPSPPVPPGSALGLDEEDEEGLYSYSFSKSHNNSDPLAHSCSANARLCAGLTSPISPLSPLTPKYGSFISRDSSLTGINDFASSLGTSYIDSVLINCYTGQHTPQALAPNSTAAPLPPGDSPPPDESTQGAGSHPAEQTQPDVVSHPAGEAQDAEVPQPEGDASQVTAGAHPGAGSHRGSSAGILKRPQSLPLMEEPMATQIVGLENGRRRTVTFSQQVANILLNGVRYESDLSENVETGESQMSMKLLCIAIYRMPPSLRSLCTNHFLGWLSFEGMLLFYTDFMGEVVFEGDPKAPHDSEAYQRYNAGVSMGCWGMCIYAFSAAFYSVLWLVRRRNQTRDGGGHLSAQLPVLPGSDPGLCGDGTSDLTGGWGPGSDVLCKPDVIRGLPVLLPLRGVPAAPP; translated from the exons ATGTCATCTCCGGGCATGGGCACCCCCAGTGACCCCCTTTTGGCCAGTCCAGGAGGGAGGTTATCCACAGCTCAGGAAGGTCTCTGGAGGAGCTCACTCCCCAAAACTGTCAGCTTTCCCACGTCCTCCACTCGGCACCTCAGCCACCGAGCCAACAACTTCCAAAGACAGCCAAAGCGCAGGAAGCTGATAAGACCTTCGCCTCCTCCACCGCCCAACACACCCTGTCCCCTGGACCAGCTGGACCTCAGTGAGCTTCCCCCGAGGCGCACCTTCCAAGAGCTGCTCTTCAATGGCTGCATCCTATTTGGTATTGAATTTAGCTATGCCATGGAGACAGCGTATGTGACTCCTGTGCTTCTACAGATGGGTTTACCTGATCAGTTCTACAGCCTGGTGTGGTTTATCAGTCCCATCCTGG GATTCCTCGTTCAGCCTCTCCTCGGAGCATGGAGTGATCGTTGTACATCCCGATTTGGACGAAGGAGACCTTTTATTTTTGCCTTGGCTATAG GGGCTCTGCTGGGTCTAACCCTGGTGCTGAACGGGCGGGACATTGGAGGTGTGATGGCTGACACTGCATCAAATCACAAGTGGGGGATTGTCCTGACAGTGTGCGGTGTGGTTCTGATGGACTTCAGCGCTGATTCAGCCGACAACCCGAGCCATGCCTACATGATGGATGTGTGCAGCCCTGAGGACCAGGATCGAGGGCTGAACATCCACGCACTACTGGCAG GTCTAGGAGGTGGATTTGGCTACATTGTGGGTGGGATCAACTGGGACCAGACACAGTTTGGAAGGTCGATGGGAGGTCAACTGCGGGTCATATACATGTTCACGAGTATCACTTTGGTGTTCGCCACAGCCATGACTCTGATGAGTATCCCCGAGCGGCCCCTACCAAAGAGCCAGCCGAACAAAAACTCCAGcaaaaaccatctaaaaagccCGAGCctgcctcttcctccctccccccctgtcccccctggATCAGCTCTGGGACTggatgaggaagatgaggagggtCTGTACAGCTACAGCTTCTCAAAGTCTCACAACAACTCTGACCCTCTTGCCCATTCCTGCAGTGCCAATGCACGCCTCTGTGCTGGCCTCACCAGCCCCATATCACCCCTGAGCCCCCTCACCCCAAAATATGGCAGCTTCATCAGTAGGGACAGCTCACTCACAGGCATCAATGACTTTGCCTCTTCATTAGGAACCTCCTACATAGACAGTGTGCTCATAAACTGCTACACAGGTCAGCACACACCACAGGCCCTGGCCCCAAACTCCACCGCTGCACCCCTGCCCCCAGGGGACTCCCCTCCTCCTGACGAGTCCACACAGGGAGCAGGGAGCCATCCTGCGGAACAGACTCAGCCTGATGTGGTGTCCCATCCAGCTGGGGAAGCTCAGGACGCAGAAGTGCCGCAGCCTGAGGGAGATGCATCTCAGGTCACAGCTGGGGCTCACCCCGGTGCGGGGTCACACCGGGGCTCTTCTGCTGGTATCCTGAAGCGACCCCAGAGTCTTCCACTAATGGAGGAGCCCATGGCGACCCAGATTGTGGGGCTGGAGAACGGACGCAGGAGGACGGTGACCTTCAGCCAGCAG GTGGCAAACATTTTGCTGAATGGTGTGCGCTATGAGAGTGATCTGAGTGAGAATGTGGAGACAGGAGAATCACAGATGTCGATGAAGCTGCTGTGTATTGCCATCTACAGGATGCCTCCCTCTCTGCGAAGTTTATGCACTAATCATTTTCTGG GCTGGCTGTCCTTTGAAGGCATGCTGCTCTTCTACACTGACTTCATGGGGGAGGTTGTGTTTGAAGGAGACCCCAAGGCACCCCACGACTCGGAGGCTTATCAACGGTATAATGCTGGTGTTAGCATGGGCTGCTGGGGCATGTGCATCTATGCATTCAGTGCTGCTTTCTACTCAG TTTTGTGGCTCGTCAGAAGAAGGAACCAGACGAGGGATGGGGGTGGACATCTCTCTGCTCAGCTGCCAGTACTTCCTGGCTCAGATCCTGGTCTCTGTGGCGATGGGACCTCTGACCTCACTGGTGGGTGGGGCCCAGGGAGTGATGTACTTTGCAAGCCTGATGTCATTCGTGGGCTGCCTGTACTCCTCCCTCTGCGTGGTGTACCAGCTGCCCCCCCCTGA
- the si:ch211-222l21.1 gene encoding prothymosin alpha, with translation MADTAVDTTATAEVTAKELKEKKEVEAKEEEKTDNGDAPANGTNGADHSDKVEKKAEEKHKNGDGKAEEAPPAEETDAQPVKRAAEEEEEKVETKKQKTEENGDSKEAEVEA, from the exons ATGGCCGACACAGCTGTTGATACGACCGCAACTGCAGAGGTTACAGCCAAG gagctgaaagagaagaaagaagtggaggcaaaggaggaggagaagaccgACAACGGGGACGCACCTGCGAATGGCACA AATGGTGCTGACCACAGTgacaaagtggaaaaaaaggcagaggAGAAACACAAGAATGGAGATG GGAAAGCAGAGGAGGCGCCCCCTGCTGAGGAGACTGATGCACAGCCTGTGAAGCGTGcagctgaagaggaggag gaGAAGGTGGAGACAAAAAAGCAGAAGACAGAGGAAAATGGAGATTCAAAAGAGGCAGAAGTGGAGGCTTAG
- the slc45a1 gene encoding proton-associated sugar transporter A isoform X2, producing the protein MSSPGMGTPSDPLLASPGGRLSTAQEGLWRSSLPKTVSFPTSSTRHLSHRANNFQRQPKRRKLIRPSPPPPPNTPCPLDQLDLSELPPRRTFQELLFNGCILFGIEFSYAMETAYVTPVLLQMGLPDQFYSLVWFISPILGFLVQPLLGAWSDRCTSRFGRRRPFIFALAIGALLGLTLVLNGRDIGGVMADTASNHKWGIVLTVCGVVLMDFSADSADNPSHAYMMDVCSPEDQDRGLNIHALLAGLGGGFGYIVGGINWDQTQFGRSMGGQLRVIYMFTSITLVFATAMTLMSIPERPLPKSQPNKNSSKNHLKSPSLPLPPSPPVPPGSALGLDEEDEEGLYSYSFSKSHNNSDPLAHSCSANARLCAGLTSPISPLSPLTPKYGSFISRDSSLTGINDFASSLGTSYIDSVLINCYTGQHTPQALAPNSTAAPLPPGDSPPPDESTQGAGSHPAEQTQPDVVSHPAGEAQDAEVPQPEGDASQVTAGAHPGAGSHRGSSAGILKRPQSLPLMEEPMATQIVGLENGRRRTVTFSQQVANILLNGVRYESDLSENVETGESQMSMKLLCIAIYRMPPSLRSLCTNHFLGWLSFEGMLLFYTDFMGEVVFEGDPKAPHDSEAYQRYNAGVSMGCWGMCIYAFSAAFYSAILEKLEERFSLRTLYFFAYLAFGLGTGLATLSTNIYVVLSLCVTYGVLFSSLCTLPYSLLCEYYQSPQFCGSSEEGTRRGMGVDISLLSCQYFLAQILVSVAMGPLTSLVGGAQGVMYFASLMSFVGCLYSSLCVVYQLPPPEGRGEVETGV; encoded by the exons ATGTCATCTCCGGGCATGGGCACCCCCAGTGACCCCCTTTTGGCCAGTCCAGGAGGGAGGTTATCCACAGCTCAGGAAGGTCTCTGGAGGAGCTCACTCCCCAAAACTGTCAGCTTTCCCACGTCCTCCACTCGGCACCTCAGCCACCGAGCCAACAACTTCCAAAGACAGCCAAAGCGCAGGAAGCTGATAAGACCTTCGCCTCCTCCACCGCCCAACACACCCTGTCCCCTGGACCAGCTGGACCTCAGTGAGCTTCCCCCGAGGCGCACCTTCCAAGAGCTGCTCTTCAATGGCTGCATCCTATTTGGTATTGAATTTAGCTATGCCATGGAGACAGCGTATGTGACTCCTGTGCTTCTACAGATGGGTTTACCTGATCAGTTCTACAGCCTGGTGTGGTTTATCAGTCCCATCCTGG GATTCCTCGTTCAGCCTCTCCTCGGAGCATGGAGTGATCGTTGTACATCCCGATTTGGACGAAGGAGACCTTTTATTTTTGCCTTGGCTATAG GGGCTCTGCTGGGTCTAACCCTGGTGCTGAACGGGCGGGACATTGGAGGTGTGATGGCTGACACTGCATCAAATCACAAGTGGGGGATTGTCCTGACAGTGTGCGGTGTGGTTCTGATGGACTTCAGCGCTGATTCAGCCGACAACCCGAGCCATGCCTACATGATGGATGTGTGCAGCCCTGAGGACCAGGATCGAGGGCTGAACATCCACGCACTACTGGCAG GTCTAGGAGGTGGATTTGGCTACATTGTGGGTGGGATCAACTGGGACCAGACACAGTTTGGAAGGTCGATGGGAGGTCAACTGCGGGTCATATACATGTTCACGAGTATCACTTTGGTGTTCGCCACAGCCATGACTCTGATGAGTATCCCCGAGCGGCCCCTACCAAAGAGCCAGCCGAACAAAAACTCCAGcaaaaaccatctaaaaagccCGAGCctgcctcttcctccctccccccctgtcccccctggATCAGCTCTGGGACTggatgaggaagatgaggagggtCTGTACAGCTACAGCTTCTCAAAGTCTCACAACAACTCTGACCCTCTTGCCCATTCCTGCAGTGCCAATGCACGCCTCTGTGCTGGCCTCACCAGCCCCATATCACCCCTGAGCCCCCTCACCCCAAAATATGGCAGCTTCATCAGTAGGGACAGCTCACTCACAGGCATCAATGACTTTGCCTCTTCATTAGGAACCTCCTACATAGACAGTGTGCTCATAAACTGCTACACAGGTCAGCACACACCACAGGCCCTGGCCCCAAACTCCACCGCTGCACCCCTGCCCCCAGGGGACTCCCCTCCTCCTGACGAGTCCACACAGGGAGCAGGGAGCCATCCTGCGGAACAGACTCAGCCTGATGTGGTGTCCCATCCAGCTGGGGAAGCTCAGGACGCAGAAGTGCCGCAGCCTGAGGGAGATGCATCTCAGGTCACAGCTGGGGCTCACCCCGGTGCGGGGTCACACCGGGGCTCTTCTGCTGGTATCCTGAAGCGACCCCAGAGTCTTCCACTAATGGAGGAGCCCATGGCGACCCAGATTGTGGGGCTGGAGAACGGACGCAGGAGGACGGTGACCTTCAGCCAGCAG GTGGCAAACATTTTGCTGAATGGTGTGCGCTATGAGAGTGATCTGAGTGAGAATGTGGAGACAGGAGAATCACAGATGTCGATGAAGCTGCTGTGTATTGCCATCTACAGGATGCCTCCCTCTCTGCGAAGTTTATGCACTAATCATTTTCTGG GCTGGCTGTCCTTTGAAGGCATGCTGCTCTTCTACACTGACTTCATGGGGGAGGTTGTGTTTGAAGGAGACCCCAAGGCACCCCACGACTCGGAGGCTTATCAACGGTATAATGCTGGTGTTAGCATGGGCTGCTGGGGCATGTGCATCTATGCATTCAGTGCTGCTTTCTACTCAG CCATATTGGAGAAACTGGAGGAGCGTTTCTCTCTTCGCACTCTATATTTTTTTGCCTACCTGGCGTTTGGTTTGGGCACGGGCCTGGCCACACTGTCCACCAACATCTACGTGGtactttctctctgtgtcacctATGGGGTGCTCTTCTCCTCTCTATGCACGCTGCCTTACTCTCTGCTGTGTGAATACTACCAGAGCCCTCAG TTTTGTGGCTCGTCAGAAGAAGGAACCAGACGAGGGATGGGGGTGGACATCTCTCTGCTCAGCTGCCAGTACTTCCTGGCTCAGATCCTGGTCTCTGTGGCGATGGGACCTCTGACCTCACTGGTGGGTGGGGCCCAGGGAGTGATGTACTTTGCAAGCCTGATGTCATTCGTGGGCTGCCTGTACTCCTCCCTCTGCGTGGTGTACCAGCTGCCCCCCCCTGAGG GAAGAGGAGAAGTTGAAACTGGGGTGTGA